AATGGGACGTATTTACCCTTATGGCCCGTATATATTTCCGCCGTGAAAAACGGCTGCGTCAGGAAATACTGTAGTTTTCTCGCCCTCTCATACAACGTCCTGTCGGCCCCGGACAGTTCCTCTATGCCTATGACCGGGACGATCTTTGCCAATTCCCTGTATTTAGCGAATACCTTCAATACTTTCTGCGTAATGTCGAAGTGCTCCTTTCCCACAACGGCCGGATCCAGATTTGACGAAGACGAAAGAAGCGGATCTACCGAGGGGTATATCTTCAGCTGGACCTTCTCTCTCGAAAGGACAACGATGGAATTGAGATAACTGAATATCGCTACGACAGCCGGATCGGTAAGGTCGTCCGCAGGGACATAGACCGTTTCGATGGCGGTAATGGAACTGCCTTCCCGCGAGCGGATGCGTTCGTGAAAATCGCTCACCTCGGACGCCAGCGTCGGCTGATACCCCGTCTCCGAGGGGACCCGGCCCAAAAGCGTCGAGACCTCGGATCCTGCCTGCACAAACCTGTAAACGTTATCTATGAAGAAGAGGACGTCCTTATTCTGGTCCTGCAGGTATTCGGCAAGCGTTATCCCGGTGAAAGCCACGCCGAACTTCGCCCCGGGCGGCTCGTTCATCTGGCCGAACGCGAACATGATCTTGTCCAGCATATCCTGTTTTTTGAATTCGAAATAAAGCTCGTTTCCTTCCCTGATCCTCTCGCCCGCCCCCGTAAAAACGCAGGCGCCTTCATGCTTGGTGATAACATTATGTATTAATTCCAATATCAGGACCGTCTTACCCAGGCCGGCGCCTCCTATCAATCCCATCTTCGAGCCTTTCACCAGAGGGAAGAGAAGATCGACCATCTTGATCCCCGTTTCCAGTATCTCGGGCCTCTCCCCGGTAAGCCTGTCCGGATTCAAATAGATCTTTGAAATATCTTTTTCCACTACAGAATCGGTCCCGCCTTTTATCGCCCCCTTTTTATCTATTGGGTCGCCTGCGGCGTTGATGATCCTGCCAAACAGGTTATCGCCCACCTTTATCTTTAAGGCGGACCCGGTAGTCTCCACTTTCGAGTTCCTTCGCAGCTTTACTGTCGATTCCAGAGCGATACACCTGGCGATATTGCCTTCCAGGTGCTCGGTAACTTCCAGGTGGATCTCTTTTTCGTCGACGGTCCCGGCTATCAATATATCGTATAACGACGGGAGACTTTCCGCGTCGTCGAATTTCACATCGACGACCGGCCCCTGCGCCGCGATGACTCTGCCATGTTTAACCATAATAACCCTTTGTTTGTTAGCGGGTGAGCGTGTAAGCGAGTGTACGGGTTAAAAACAAAACCCGCTAACCCGTTGACCCGCTAACCCGCTCACACTTTTCTCCGGATAATCTGCGTCGAGAAAAGCTCCCTCGTCCCTTTGTCTATGATCTCATGATACGCGTGAAAGAACTTCAGTTTAAGGTACTTTTCCTTGTCGGTAAGGTCGCGTGTCGACTTCTCGAGATGTATCGCCCTGGCGGCGAACTCGGAGAGTTTGCTTTCCTCGAACACCTCGACCA
The sequence above is a segment of the Candidatus Omnitrophota bacterium genome. Coding sequences within it:
- the atpD gene encoding F0F1 ATP synthase subunit beta — its product is MVKHGRVIAAQGPVVDVKFDDAESLPSLYDILIAGTVDEKEIHLEVTEHLEGNIARCIALESTVKLRRNSKVETTGSALKIKVGDNLFGRIINAAGDPIDKKGAIKGGTDSVVEKDISKIYLNPDRLTGERPEILETGIKMVDLLFPLVKGSKMGLIGGAGLGKTVLILELIHNVITKHEGACVFTGAGERIREGNELYFEFKKQDMLDKIMFAFGQMNEPPGAKFGVAFTGITLAEYLQDQNKDVLFFIDNVYRFVQAGSEVSTLLGRVPSETGYQPTLASEVSDFHERIRSREGSSITAIETVYVPADDLTDPAVVAIFSYLNSIVVLSREKVQLKIYPSVDPLLSSSSNLDPAVVGKEHFDITQKVLKVFAKYRELAKIVPVIGIEELSGADRTLYERARKLQYFLTQPFFTAEIYTGHKGKYVPLRQTLEGCDKIIEGRLDSAPEEKFYMIGDVSECSE